A genomic stretch from Rhodomicrobium vannielii ATCC 17100 includes:
- the trmFO gene encoding methylenetetrahydrofolate--tRNA-(uracil(54)-C(5))-methyltransferase (FADH(2)-oxidizing) TrmFO, with amino-acid sequence MTSNSPLHIVGAGLAGSEAAWQAAERGARVVLHEMRPERQTQAHKTGGFAELVCSNSFRSDDFETNAVGLLHEEMRRAGSLIMDAAARHKLPAGGALAVDRDAFSAEVTERLRAHPNVEIASGEVDALPPAGWGPTIIATGPLTSPALSASIIAATGEDALSFFDAIAPIVLFDSIDMDVAWMQSRYDKPGPGGTGKDYINCPLDRDQYEALIDALLAAEKTSFKEWEKTPYFEGCLPIEVMAERGRDTLRFGPMKPVGLMDARTGKQPWAVVQLRQDNALGTLWNMVGFQTKLKHGEQSRVFRMIPGLENAVFARLGGLHRNTFLNSPKVLDGALRLKAAPHVRFAGQVTGVEGYVESAAIGLLAGRFAAAELVGRDPLPPPQTTALGALLTHITGGHLSDTIESGAKSFQPMNVNFGLFPPLAEPQKKVRGEAKGAARKKALSKRALVELDLWLETDMVSARGGHAA; translated from the coding sequence ATGACATCCAACTCACCCTTACACATCGTCGGCGCGGGTCTCGCGGGATCGGAAGCGGCATGGCAGGCAGCGGAGCGCGGCGCGCGCGTGGTGCTGCACGAGATGCGGCCCGAGCGGCAAACGCAAGCGCACAAGACGGGCGGCTTCGCGGAACTCGTGTGCTCGAACTCCTTTCGCTCGGACGATTTCGAGACGAACGCGGTGGGCCTCCTGCATGAGGAGATGCGGCGCGCGGGCTCGCTCATCATGGACGCAGCGGCGCGGCACAAGCTGCCAGCGGGCGGTGCACTGGCGGTGGATCGCGATGCGTTTTCGGCGGAAGTGACGGAGCGGCTTCGGGCCCATCCGAATGTCGAGATCGCGAGCGGCGAGGTGGACGCGCTGCCGCCCGCCGGCTGGGGACCGACTATCATTGCAACCGGCCCGCTGACCTCGCCCGCGCTCTCGGCGTCGATCATCGCGGCGACCGGCGAGGACGCGCTGTCGTTCTTCGATGCCATCGCGCCCATAGTGCTGTTCGACTCCATCGACATGGACGTGGCGTGGATGCAGTCGCGCTACGACAAGCCCGGCCCCGGCGGCACCGGCAAGGACTACATCAATTGCCCGCTCGACCGCGACCAGTACGAGGCGCTGATCGATGCGTTGCTCGCCGCCGAGAAGACGAGCTTCAAGGAATGGGAGAAGACGCCCTATTTCGAGGGCTGCCTTCCCATCGAGGTGATGGCGGAGCGCGGGCGCGATACGCTTCGCTTTGGCCCGATGAAGCCAGTGGGGCTGATGGATGCGCGCACCGGCAAGCAGCCATGGGCCGTGGTGCAGCTTCGACAGGACAACGCGCTCGGCACGCTGTGGAATATGGTCGGCTTCCAGACCAAGCTGAAGCATGGCGAGCAGAGCCGCGTTTTCCGCATGATTCCGGGGCTCGAAAACGCAGTGTTCGCGCGGCTCGGCGGCCTGCACCGCAATACGTTCCTGAACAGCCCGAAAGTGCTCGATGGCGCGCTTCGCCTGAAGGCCGCCCCGCATGTGCGCTTCGCCGGGCAGGTGACGGGCGTGGAGGGGTATGTCGAATCGGCGGCCATCGGCCTGCTCGCGGGACGCTTTGCCGCCGCCGAACTGGTGGGCCGCGATCCGCTTCCGCCGCCACAGACGACCGCGCTCGGCGCGCTGCTGACGCATATTACGGGCGGCCACCTCTCCGATACCATCGAGAGCGGCGCGAAAAGCTTTCAGCCGATGAACGTCAATTTCGGCCTGTTCCCGCCGCTTGCCGAACCGCAAAAAAAGGTGCGGGGCGAAGCGAAAGGCGCGGCCAGAAAGAAAGCGTTATCAAAGCGCGCGCTCGTCGAGCTTGATCTTTGGCTTGAGACGGATATGGTTTCAGCCCGTGGTGGGCACGCGGCTTGA
- a CDS encoding electron transfer flavoprotein-ubiquinone oxidoreductase, with product MELNEVAEVPEEEALPERETMEFDVVIVGGGPAGLSAAIRLKQLAEKAGKEISVVVLEKGSEIGAHILSGVVIDPIGLNALIPDWKEQGAPLEQQVTKDVFLRLTETKSSGFPHHLLPPAMRNDGFYIGSLGAVVKWLGEQAEALGVEIYPGFPAAEVLYDDDGKVIGVATGDLGVGRDGKPKDDFVRGMALLGKYTLIAEGARGSLAKQLIGKFKLDANSDVQKYGIGLKELWQVKPEHHKPGLVQHTLGWPLDDKTGGGSFMYHYGDNLVAVGFVVHLNYQNPYLSPFHEFQRFKTHPAIASIFEGGKRIGYGARAIVEGGWQSIPKLTFSGGALLGCSAGFVNVPRVKGSHNAVLSGIAAADAAFAAVDAGRAGDELTAYEASVRTGPIAKDLKPIRNVKPLLSRYGTTIGSFLAGIDMWLNKLVPALSPTLSHGKPDFATLKLAKDCKPIAYPKPDGKLTFDILSSLPLSGTNHEEDQPVHLKLADPSIPIGKNLPLYAEPAQRYCPAAVYEVVTSAEGEARFQINAQNCIHCKTCDIKDPAQNINWETPEGGGGPTYAGM from the coding sequence ATGGAACTGAACGAAGTCGCGGAAGTCCCCGAAGAGGAGGCTCTGCCTGAACGCGAGACGATGGAATTCGACGTCGTCATCGTCGGCGGCGGTCCTGCCGGTCTGTCGGCGGCGATCCGGCTGAAGCAACTCGCCGAGAAGGCGGGCAAGGAAATTTCCGTCGTCGTTCTCGAAAAAGGCTCGGAGATCGGCGCGCATATCCTGTCGGGCGTGGTCATCGATCCCATCGGCCTGAACGCGCTCATCCCGGACTGGAAAGAGCAGGGCGCGCCGCTCGAACAGCAGGTAACGAAGGACGTATTCCTCCGCCTCACGGAGACGAAGTCCTCCGGCTTCCCGCATCACCTGCTGCCGCCCGCGATGCGCAACGACGGCTTCTATATCGGCAGCCTAGGCGCGGTTGTGAAATGGCTCGGTGAGCAGGCCGAGGCGCTGGGCGTCGAGATATACCCCGGTTTCCCGGCCGCCGAAGTGCTTTACGACGACGACGGCAAGGTGATCGGCGTCGCCACGGGCGATCTCGGCGTTGGCCGCGATGGCAAGCCGAAGGACGACTTCGTGCGCGGCATGGCGCTGCTCGGCAAATATACGCTGATCGCGGAGGGCGCGCGCGGTTCGCTCGCGAAGCAGCTCATCGGCAAGTTCAAGCTCGATGCGAACTCAGACGTGCAGAAATACGGCATCGGCCTGAAAGAGCTGTGGCAGGTCAAGCCGGAGCATCACAAGCCCGGCCTCGTGCAGCACACGCTCGGCTGGCCGCTCGACGACAAGACCGGCGGCGGTTCGTTCATGTATCACTACGGCGACAACCTCGTCGCGGTCGGCTTCGTGGTGCATCTGAACTATCAGAACCCCTATCTCAGCCCGTTCCATGAGTTCCAGCGGTTCAAGACGCACCCCGCCATCGCGTCGATCTTCGAGGGCGGCAAGCGCATCGGCTACGGCGCGCGCGCCATCGTGGAGGGCGGCTGGCAGTCGATCCCGAAGCTCACGTTCTCCGGCGGCGCGCTGCTCGGATGCAGCGCGGGCTTCGTGAATGTGCCGCGCGTCAAGGGTTCGCATAATGCGGTGCTGTCCGGCATCGCGGCGGCGGATGCGGCCTTCGCGGCCGTCGATGCGGGCCGCGCGGGCGACGAACTCACCGCCTACGAGGCTTCTGTCCGCACCGGCCCCATCGCGAAAGACCTCAAGCCGATTCGCAACGTGAAGCCGCTCCTGTCGCGCTATGGCACCACGATCGGCTCATTCCTCGCCGGCATCGACATGTGGCTGAACAAGCTCGTACCCGCGCTGTCGCCGACGCTCAGCCACGGCAAGCCCGATTTCGCGACGCTCAAGCTCGCGAAGGACTGCAAGCCCATCGCCTACCCGAAGCCGGACGGCAAGCTGACCTTCGACATCCTGTCGTCGCTGCCGCTTTCGGGCACGAACCACGAGGAAGATCAGCCGGTTCACCTGAAACTCGCCGATCCGAGCATCCCGATTGGCAAGAACCTGCCGCTCTATGCCGAGCCCGCGCAGCGTTATTGCCCGGCGGCGGTGTACGAGGTGGTGACGAGCGCGGAGGGCGAAGCGCGCTTCCAGATCAACGCGCAGAACTGCATCCACTGCAAGACGTGCGACATCAAGGATCCGGCGCAGAACATCAATTGGGAGACGCCCGAAGGCGGCGGCGGCCCGACCTACGCCGGGATGTAA
- a CDS encoding uracil-DNA glycosylase has translation MRAPSENAEILLEWYRAMGVDETIADETRDWLSEIPRAEQPLPKGIDVDANVNRKPLTRERADLTHLAAPTRAAPVELPASNDVMAARELARSAKSLEELRALLESFEGCGLKATASRLCLSRGSPSAPLMLIGEAPGKDEDRLGQPFVGRAGQLLDRMLAAIGLTEADFYITNIVFWRPPGNRTPSPEEVLVCQPFVERQIELLAPRIVVFLGNAAARQLTGATEGIMKLRGKWLELPGHPGVRAMATLHPAYLLRTPIAKRLAWRDLLAVRAALDALDGRS, from the coding sequence ATGCGCGCGCCTTCGGAGAATGCTGAAATTCTGCTCGAATGGTATCGAGCGATGGGGGTCGACGAGACCATCGCCGATGAAACGCGCGACTGGCTTAGCGAAATTCCCCGCGCAGAGCAGCCTTTACCTAAAGGTATAGACGTTGACGCAAACGTCAACCGGAAACCGCTCACGCGAGAGCGGGCGGATTTGACGCACCTCGCAGCACCCACGCGCGCCGCGCCCGTGGAACTGCCCGCCTCGAACGACGTCATGGCGGCCCGCGAACTCGCCCGCAGCGCCAAAAGCCTCGAAGAATTGCGCGCACTCCTCGAAAGTTTCGAAGGGTGCGGCCTCAAGGCCACCGCGAGCCGCCTGTGCCTATCGCGCGGCTCGCCCTCCGCCCCGCTGATGCTCATCGGCGAAGCGCCCGGCAAGGACGAAGACCGGCTGGGCCAGCCCTTCGTAGGCCGCGCGGGTCAACTTCTAGACCGCATGCTCGCCGCCATCGGACTTACCGAAGCGGACTTCTACATCACCAATATCGTGTTCTGGCGCCCGCCCGGCAACCGCACGCCCTCACCGGAAGAAGTGCTGGTGTGCCAGCCTTTTGTGGAAAGGCAAATTGAACTCCTCGCGCCTAGGATCGTTGTGTTCCTGGGAAATGCTGCGGCCAGGCAGCTCACCGGAGCGACGGAGGGAATCATGAAGCTGCGCGGAAAATGGCTGGAACTGCCGGGGCACCCTGGCGTGCGCGCGATGGCGACGCTTCACCCGGCCTATCTCCTGCGCACGCCCATCGCCAAACGCCTGGCCTGGCGCGACCTGCTCGCGGTTCGCGCGGCGCTCGACGCACTTGACGGCCGCTCATGA
- a CDS encoding calcium:proton antiporter, translated as MRPLATAQRIGFVDVMRIVVPVAALALYAAITFLGGQAIKDQPPLWLSLVVFPILFATVIAAVVSAEEIAHEIGEPFGTLVLTISVTIIEVALIMSIMLEDKGNPTLARDTVFAVVMIVANGLVGICMLAGGLRYYQQDFEAKGANVYLAVLTALSMLTMVLPNFTVSSAGPVLTTSQLIFVSIVTLLLYALFLYIQTVRHTEFFTANSEHNGDEKSGHGLRARAPLLLIASLVAVVLLSKTFTASLQGILTDLGAPEPFLGFLVALLILSPEGITAVRAARMNELQRSINLALGSSLATIGMTVPAVAVITIYTGKDLILGLGSEAMVLLFLTLLVSVYTFGTGRTNILFGFLHLIIFATYIFLIFVP; from the coding sequence ATGAGGCCGCTCGCAACGGCCCAGCGCATCGGCTTCGTCGACGTGATGCGGATCGTCGTTCCGGTTGCGGCGCTGGCGCTCTACGCAGCCATCACCTTCCTCGGCGGACAGGCGATCAAGGACCAGCCGCCGCTGTGGCTGTCGCTCGTCGTCTTTCCCATCCTGTTCGCAACCGTCATCGCGGCGGTCGTCAGCGCTGAGGAGATCGCACACGAAATCGGCGAGCCGTTCGGCACGCTCGTGCTCACTATTTCGGTGACGATCATCGAGGTGGCGCTCATCATGTCGATCATGCTGGAGGACAAGGGCAATCCCACGCTCGCGCGGGACACCGTGTTCGCGGTGGTCATGATCGTCGCCAACGGCCTTGTCGGCATCTGCATGCTGGCGGGTGGGCTTCGCTATTACCAGCAGGATTTCGAGGCGAAGGGCGCGAACGTCTATCTTGCCGTGCTGACCGCGCTCTCGATGCTGACGATGGTGCTGCCGAATTTCACCGTATCGTCGGCTGGACCCGTGCTGACCACGTCGCAACTCATCTTCGTGTCGATCGTCACGCTGCTGCTTTACGCCTTGTTTCTTTACATCCAGACAGTGCGGCACACGGAATTTTTCACCGCCAATAGCGAACATAACGGCGACGAGAAAAGCGGGCACGGTCTTCGCGCCCGCGCGCCGCTCCTGCTCATCGCGTCGCTCGTGGCGGTGGTTCTGCTCTCGAAGACATTCACCGCCTCGTTGCAAGGCATCCTGACGGACCTCGGCGCACCGGAGCCGTTCCTCGGCTTCCTCGTCGCGCTGCTGATCCTCTCGCCGGAGGGCATCACGGCGGTTCGCGCCGCGCGCATGAACGAGCTTCAGCGGTCGATCAACCTCGCGCTCGGCTCGTCGCTCGCCACCATCGGCATGACGGTGCCAGCCGTCGCCGTCATAACGATCTACACGGGCAAGGATCTGATCCTAGGCCTCGGCTCGGAAGCGATGGTGCTCCTGTTCCTGACGCTGCTCGTGAGCGTCTACACCTTCGGCACGGGGCGCACGAACATCCTGTTCGGCTTCCTGCACCTCATCATCTTCGCGACGTACATCTTCCTGATCTTCGTGCCGTGA
- a CDS encoding NnrU family protein: protein MNGLLAASSAFFFLHLFPSTPLRRRSVAIAGEGVYSAVFSILSLAALYWAVVEFNAASPGEKLLSMPVWWIWLKAGLILFASILLVGGLLTPNPSSPGAEKVLEKRDASGGIFAITRHPVMWGFAIWAVAHLLSQGTVRGLLFFGALAATALIGSWLQQRRKRATVPGWADFEARTSFIPFAAIVDGRAHLSFAPLGWWRVAIGVAVWAAALHFHAWIAGVPALR, encoded by the coding sequence ATGAACGGCTTGCTTGCGGCATCATCCGCTTTCTTCTTTCTGCACCTTTTCCCGTCAACGCCGCTGCGGCGCCGCTCGGTCGCGATTGCAGGTGAGGGCGTGTATTCGGCGGTGTTTTCGATCCTTTCATTGGCCGCGCTCTATTGGGCGGTTGTCGAGTTCAACGCGGCGTCACCCGGCGAAAAGCTCTTGTCCATGCCCGTCTGGTGGATCTGGCTGAAGGCGGGTCTCATTCTCTTCGCTTCGATTCTGCTCGTGGGCGGGTTGCTGACGCCTAACCCCTCTTCGCCAGGAGCGGAAAAGGTGCTCGAAAAACGTGACGCATCGGGCGGCATCTTCGCCATCACGCGTCATCCCGTGATGTGGGGGTTCGCCATATGGGCCGTCGCTCACCTTCTTTCGCAGGGGACGGTGCGCGGCCTCCTCTTCTTCGGTGCGCTCGCGGCTACCGCGTTGATCGGCAGTTGGCTTCAGCAGCGGCGAAAGCGGGCGACTGTGCCCGGCTGGGCCGATTTCGAGGCCAGGACTTCGTTCATACCTTTTGCCGCCATCGTCGACGGACGCGCGCATCTGAGCTTCGCCCCACTCGGCTGGTGGCGCGTTGCCATCGGTGTCGCGGTCTGGGCGGCGGCGCTCCATTTTCACGCGTGGATCGCGGGCGTTCCGGCGCTCCGCTAA
- a CDS encoding vWA domain-containing protein, which translates to MPDGSGASDFGAGAGLPPGHRGTRAIQRMVEFAPSTGGLALWVKHLDVADPAAPVVSTDGTTLRYGPAFTETPVAEQVGLVAHEVLHIALRHPQRYLELQQLIGDVDLDLFNICADAIVNSSLSHLTWLRLPHRSVYLDELLRDTLGLREDVQKSLLEWDVERLYRAVDDRQQADNGGKRDQRREKQGGSEESQDGKNGNETQQASQETKPDERKDGPKAAAARAKGAGVLRDLVPTPDPDAPPEAEAQAALQWSERIQRSHASDGMHSMLRALVADLPKIKTPWERALRSQLARALSKKLDLSWSRPARSYIANQGRMGTRRMPFEPGFSLAKPVPRLVVVVDVSGSVDEKLLDRFALEIEAITRRQESGLMLIIGDDRVRKVVRYEPGVSNLREIEFDGRGDTDFTPLLMEADKYCPDIAVVLTDLDGAARFRPRFPVLWAVPEAFANATVPFGRKIVLS; encoded by the coding sequence ATGCCTGACGGGAGCGGCGCAAGCGACTTCGGCGCGGGTGCGGGCCTGCCGCCCGGCCATCGCGGGACGCGGGCCATTCAGCGCATGGTGGAGTTCGCGCCCTCGACCGGCGGCCTCGCGCTGTGGGTGAAGCACCTCGACGTGGCCGACCCCGCCGCGCCCGTCGTCTCCACGGATGGCACCACGCTTCGCTACGGCCCGGCCTTCACGGAAACGCCGGTCGCGGAACAGGTGGGCCTCGTGGCGCATGAGGTGCTGCACATCGCGCTGCGCCATCCGCAACGCTATCTCGAATTGCAGCAACTCATCGGCGATGTCGATCTCGACCTCTTCAACATCTGCGCCGACGCCATCGTCAACAGCTCGCTGTCGCATCTGACGTGGCTGAGGCTGCCGCACCGCTCGGTTTATCTGGACGAGCTTCTGCGCGATACGCTCGGCCTCCGCGAGGACGTGCAGAAGTCGTTGCTCGAATGGGACGTGGAGCGGCTTTATCGCGCCGTCGACGACCGTCAGCAGGCCGACAATGGCGGCAAGCGCGATCAGCGCCGCGAGAAGCAGGGCGGTTCGGAGGAAAGTCAGGACGGCAAAAACGGCAACGAAACGCAGCAGGCGTCACAAGAGACGAAGCCCGACGAGCGCAAGGATGGCCCGAAAGCGGCGGCGGCGCGAGCGAAGGGCGCCGGTGTCTTGCGCGACCTCGTGCCGACGCCCGATCCCGACGCCCCCCCCGAAGCCGAGGCGCAAGCGGCGCTGCAATGGAGCGAGCGCATCCAGCGGAGCCACGCCAGCGACGGCATGCACTCGATGTTGCGCGCGCTCGTCGCCGATCTGCCGAAGATCAAGACGCCGTGGGAGCGCGCGCTTCGCTCGCAGCTTGCCCGCGCACTGTCGAAGAAGCTCGACCTGTCGTGGTCGCGGCCCGCGCGCTCCTACATCGCCAATCAGGGGCGCATGGGCACGCGGCGCATGCCGTTCGAGCCGGGGTTCAGCCTCGCGAAGCCCGTGCCGCGCCTCGTGGTGGTGGTGGATGTGTCGGGCTCGGTCGATGAGAAGCTTCTCGACCGTTTCGCGCTGGAGATCGAGGCCATCACGCGACGGCAGGAGTCCGGGCTGATGCTTATCATCGGCGACGACCGCGTGAGGAAGGTGGTGCGCTATGAGCCGGGCGTGTCGAACCTGCGCGAGATCGAGTTCGACGGGCGCGGCGACACGGATTTCACGCCGCTCCTCATGGAGGCGGACAAATACTGCCCCGACATCGCCGTGGTGCTGACCGACCTCGATGGCGCGGCGCGCTTCCGTCCGCGCTTTCCCGTGCTCTGGGCGGTGCCGGAAGCCTTCGCCAACGCCACCGTGCCGTTCGGCCGGAAGATCGTGCTCAGCTGA
- a CDS encoding AAA family ATPase, producing MAGNPMNVPPVSIATAKAALIEQFANPVLRRRATMLWGTRGVGKSSIVRQVAAHYGVPLVDLRLTTIEPVDIRGAIYADDTLAKTVWFPPEFLPGRDQPQGILFLDELTAADQRLQISAYSLILDRRVGHYELPDGWQVVAAGNASFHGAVCHDMGTALADRMFHFHVQSVIDAFLEYAMANNFAPEVMAYLKVRPDKLDDTEAQLSNDHLIGSSPRGWEDISNVLKSEMSEHAKRIFVQGRIGASNAAEFFGVLREIQASVDVFKLMAAKPGAETVALLPRSLDGLYGMTYGLLAACVDSESVARTLEIVEQLPDVRAEIRLPLREVQTLAMELIMQKALATGLEGAILESPAYSRYAEARAKEPTYA from the coding sequence ATGGCCGGAAACCCGATGAACGTGCCCCCCGTCTCGATCGCGACCGCGAAGGCGGCGCTGATCGAGCAGTTCGCCAACCCCGTCCTGCGCCGCAGGGCGACGATGCTGTGGGGGACGCGCGGTGTCGGCAAATCCTCCATCGTGCGGCAGGTCGCGGCCCATTACGGCGTGCCGCTGGTGGACCTTCGCCTCACCACAATCGAGCCGGTGGACATTCGCGGCGCGATCTACGCGGACGATACGCTCGCGAAGACGGTGTGGTTTCCGCCGGAGTTCCTGCCCGGACGCGATCAGCCGCAAGGCATCCTGTTCCTCGACGAGCTGACTGCCGCCGACCAGCGCCTGCAAATCTCGGCCTATTCGCTGATCCTCGACCGCCGCGTGGGACATTACGAACTGCCGGACGGCTGGCAGGTGGTCGCGGCGGGCAACGCCAGTTTCCACGGTGCGGTGTGCCACGACATGGGCACCGCTCTCGCCGACCGGATGTTCCATTTCCACGTGCAGTCGGTGATCGACGCCTTCCTCGAATACGCGATGGCCAACAATTTCGCGCCCGAGGTAATGGCCTATCTCAAGGTGCGGCCCGACAAGCTCGACGACACCGAGGCGCAGCTTTCCAACGACCACCTTATCGGCTCCAGCCCGCGCGGCTGGGAAGACATCTCGAACGTGCTGAAGTCGGAGATGTCGGAGCACGCGAAGCGCATTTTCGTGCAGGGCCGCATCGGCGCCTCCAACGCGGCAGAATTCTTCGGGGTGCTGCGCGAGATCCAGGCGAGCGTCGATGTCTTCAAGCTCATGGCGGCGAAGCCCGGCGCCGAGACGGTGGCACTGCTGCCGCGCTCGCTCGACGGGCTTTACGGCATGACCTACGGGCTTCTCGCGGCCTGCGTCGACTCGGAAAGCGTCGCCCGCACGCTCGAAATCGTGGAGCAACTGCCCGACGTGAGGGCGGAAATCCGCCTGCCGCTTCGCGAGGTGCAGACGCTCGCGATGGAACTCATCATGCAAAAGGCGCTGGCGACCGGCCTTGAGGGCGCGATCCTCGAAAGCCCAGCCTATAGCCGCTATGCGGAGGCCCGCGCGAAGGAGCCGACCTATGCCTGA
- a CDS encoding CBS domain-containing protein, with the protein MDTRISSIASDLRAGQTPPEVSVRTFLGWFDAQRRRYRIVQNIRDELAKEGVCTVPDFETVWIDAPIKFVLSEGNGIFVNFEPKVPGEEPQKAPETVPPGRWETREATYKVGRLAAANQGIVSVPPDKSVAQAVTIMMLGGYSQLPVMTDEETVLGMLSWRSVGTRMVLNRPAPLVGDAMEPHHEVRSDVSIFDAIQAIVANDYVLVRGVDGRITGIVTANDLSLQFHDLTEPFLLLGEIENLVRNMIGNAFSADELKTACNPADASRVAYVETVADLSFGEYIRLLQLPPNWSRLGIDIEREVFCQSLDAVRKIRNDVMHFDPDGIEPVELQQLRRFTRFMRQLASVRV; encoded by the coding sequence TTGGATACGCGTATCAGCTCCATTGCCAGTGATCTCCGCGCGGGACAGACCCCGCCTGAAGTCAGCGTCCGGACATTTCTCGGCTGGTTCGACGCCCAGCGCCGGCGCTACAGGATCGTTCAGAACATCCGCGACGAACTCGCGAAAGAGGGCGTGTGCACCGTGCCCGATTTCGAGACGGTCTGGATCGACGCGCCGATCAAATTCGTCCTTTCCGAAGGGAACGGCATTTTCGTCAATTTCGAGCCGAAGGTGCCCGGCGAAGAACCGCAGAAAGCGCCCGAGACCGTTCCGCCGGGCCGCTGGGAGACCCGCGAGGCGACCTACAAGGTCGGCAGGCTCGCCGCCGCGAACCAGGGCATCGTCTCCGTCCCGCCTGACAAGTCTGTCGCCCAGGCCGTCACGATCATGATGCTGGGCGGCTACTCCCAGCTTCCCGTCATGACGGACGAGGAGACAGTTCTGGGCATGCTGAGCTGGCGCTCCGTCGGCACACGCATGGTCCTGAACCGGCCAGCGCCACTGGTCGGCGACGCGATGGAACCGCATCACGAGGTGCGATCCGATGTTTCCATCTTCGATGCGATCCAGGCCATCGTCGCGAACGATTACGTGCTCGTGCGCGGCGTGGATGGGCGCATCACCGGCATCGTCACGGCGAACGATCTGAGCCTCCAGTTTCATGACCTGACCGAGCCGTTCCTGCTCCTCGGCGAGATCGAAAATCTGGTCCGCAACATGATCGGCAACGCGTTTTCAGCGGACGAACTCAAGACCGCCTGCAATCCGGCAGACGCGTCGCGGGTCGCCTACGTCGAAACCGTCGCGGATCTGTCATTCGGTGAGTATATCCGCCTTCTGCAATTGCCGCCGAACTGGAGCAGACTCGGGATCGACATCGAGCGCGAGGTCTTCTGCCAGTCGCTCGACGCGGTGCGCAAGATCAGGAACGACGTGATGCATTTCGATCCGGACGGCATCGAGCCGGTAGAACTGCAGCAGCTTCGCCGGTTCACGCGCTTCATGCGGCAGCTTGCCAGCGTGCGCGTGTAG
- a CDS encoding methyltransferase, translated as MSRKGIIARRFSESVSTYDANAALQETVAARLAEFLPTANAPRVLEIGCGTGLFSRHLLARYPRGRFLFTDIGPDMVSRCRENMAAAGERDAEMTFAAMDGDRPAVSTGFDLVASSMTLQWCDDPRRSLENWRRLLNPGGRIVFATIGPGNFPEWRETLESLGEAIGLLDMPALDCIVREETITAEYGDAAGFLRALRNTGARQPRPGYRPLSPTALRQALAAFDRRHGGCVTWRIVYGVFSAPSAQAQTFGPHRCTLQANACA; from the coding sequence ATGTCCCGCAAGGGCATAATCGCACGCCGCTTCTCGGAAAGCGTCTCGACCTACGACGCCAACGCGGCGCTTCAGGAGACGGTGGCTGCGCGCCTCGCCGAGTTTCTGCCCACCGCGAACGCGCCGCGCGTTCTCGAAATCGGTTGCGGCACCGGGCTTTTCTCGCGCCATCTGCTCGCGCGCTATCCTCGCGGCCGGTTCCTGTTCACCGACATCGGCCCCGACATGGTTTCGCGCTGTCGTGAAAACATGGCGGCGGCAGGCGAACGGGACGCGGAAATGACGTTCGCGGCGATGGACGGCGACCGCCCGGCCGTTTCCACCGGCTTCGACCTCGTGGCCTCAAGCATGACGCTGCAGTGGTGCGACGATCCGCGCCGAAGCCTCGAAAACTGGCGGCGACTGCTGAATCCCGGCGGACGCATCGTGTTCGCCACCATCGGCCCCGGCAATTTTCCCGAATGGCGCGAGACACTCGAAAGCCTTGGTGAGGCCATCGGCCTGCTCGATATGCCCGCGCTCGACTGCATCGTGCGGGAGGAAACCATCACCGCCGAATATGGCGACGCGGCGGGCTTTCTCCGGGCACTGCGAAACACGGGCGCGCGCCAGCCGAGGCCCGGCTATCGGCCGCTGTCCCCAACCGCGCTCAGGCAGGCGCTGGCAGCATTCGATCGCCGTCACGGGGGCTGCGTCACATGGCGCATCGTCTATGGCGTTTTCAGCGCGCCCAGTGCTCAGGCGCAGACGTTTGGTCCACATCGCTGCACGCTCCAAGCGAACGCATGCGCCTGA